Proteins encoded together in one Lathyrus oleraceus cultivar Zhongwan6 chromosome 5, CAAS_Psat_ZW6_1.0, whole genome shotgun sequence window:
- the LOC127082566 gene encoding uncharacterized protein LOC127082566 — protein MGNGKSGFNTEIPEEQVAVEKTPEKILEETAPEEDVPTSDHDMQTVEEFDTTVGDASEDESPPHPGLHVAPQGDDIEMEVVVEDDPEDGAARDGDNQSKRTEVERISTRNTPPASDRAQGSGKSTGSTSFSREELENLKVQRPLEYLKAMLSTRFNFQDSSQSSSTTSGATSEAPSLGSLLTKIKTKILDVDLFKVLEENSLAQIGLKKILKQVNVLETSAEIGSFVMELMTLIDLATADLHRQRDLTAQISSKSETQTAEWDAVSTSTDKVSKLQKLSETYVEEVAACNDNIQKWKTQIAALQEKISQEEKRKASIQQPKQSEIDEELRVGIRHAEKAHQLSQEIETLSTHKSLCDHRLQLQRQKFATLKETFANFNF, from the exons ATGGGGAATGGGAAATCCGGTTTTAATACTGAAATTCCTGAg GAACAAGTGGCTGTCGAAAAAACGCCTGAGAAAATTTTGGAGGAAACAGCCCCAGAGGAAGATGTCCCCACAAGTGACCATGATATGCAAACCGTAGAAGAATTCGACACTACAGTGGGTGACGCCtctgaagatgaatctcctcctcatccaggattgCATGTTGCACCTCAGGGTGATGATATTGAAATGGAGGTTGTAGTCGAAGATGATCCTGAAGATGGAGCTGCCAGAGATGGGGACAACCAGTCGAAACGAACAGAGGTTGAGCGTATTTCGACGCGAAACACTCCACCTGCTTCTGACCGGGCCCAAGGGagtggcaaatcaactggttcgaccagtttctctcgcgaggagcttgaaaatctcaaagtgcaaagacctttggagtatctgaaagccatgcttagcacccgttttaattttcaggattcttcgcagagtagttcgaccacttctggggcaacttctgaagcaccatcacttggcaGCCTCCTGACCAAGATCaaaacgaaaatccttgatgtcgatTTGTTTAAAGTCTTGGAAGAGAATTCCCTTGCTCAAATTGGTCTTAAGAAAATCTTGAAGCAAgtgaatgttttggaaacttctGCTGAGATTGGAAGTTTCGTGATGGAGTTGATGACTCTCATTGACTTGGCCACTGCAGATCTCCATCGTCAAAGGGATCTTACCGCTCAAATCTCCTCCAAGtctgaaactcaaactgctgaatgggatgccgtttcgacttcgactgacaaagtttcaaaattgcaaaagctCTCTGAAACGTATGttgaagaagttgctgcttgcaatgacaatattcaaaaatggaaaacacagatagcagcacttcaagaaaagatctctcaagaggagaaacgtaaggcatccattcagcaacccaagcagagcgagattgacgaagaattgagggtgggtattcgacatgcagagaaagcccatcaacttagtcaggagattgagactctctctactcacaaaagtctttgtgatcatcgactccaacTCCAGAGGCAGAAGTTCGCCACTTTGAAGGAAACTTTTGCCAATTTTAATTTTTAG